The [Bacillus] selenitireducens MLS10 genome includes a region encoding these proteins:
- a CDS encoding malate:quinone oxidoreductase, with protein MTANQKKTDVVLIGAGVMSATLGTMIRELQPEWEIQVFEKLDGAAKESSNEWNNAGTGHSALCELNYTPERGDGSVETGKAVNVNEQFQLSRQFWSYLVRQGRLTAPERFIRRIPHISFVQGQDGVDYLRNRYEAMLFHPLFKEMAFSTDHDELKSWFPLMMKGREPGEPVAATKIDYGTDINFGELTRRMMTNLQEDGTSVHYNHSVDDLYQNPDGTWNVNVRNLATRHQETYRARFVFIGAGGGSLHLLQKTGIPESKQIGGFPVSGQFMVCTNRGVIEQHHAKVYGKAKVGAPPMSVPHLDTRYIDGKKALLFGPFAGFSPKFLKEGSNLDLLTSIRQDNLFTMLAAGAKEMPLTKYLIEQVLLTKKQRMKELQAFIPHAKSEDWKLVTAGQRVQVIKDTEEEGKGTLRFGTEVITSEDGSVAALLGASPGASTTVHVMLQVLEQCFPERLPEWEEKIREMVPSYGLKLSDHPELFDEIFRETEESLGLTEHEEPVRTEVQS; from the coding sequence ATGACAGCAAACCAAAAGAAGACAGATGTTGTGTTGATTGGTGCAGGCGTCATGAGTGCGACCCTTGGAACGATGATCCGTGAGTTACAACCGGAGTGGGAGATTCAGGTCTTCGAAAAACTCGATGGTGCGGCAAAAGAAAGCTCGAACGAATGGAACAATGCAGGCACGGGTCATTCGGCCCTGTGTGAGTTGAACTATACCCCGGAGCGCGGGGATGGCAGTGTGGAGACGGGGAAGGCAGTAAACGTCAATGAGCAGTTTCAGCTGTCGCGGCAGTTCTGGTCGTATCTGGTGAGACAGGGACGGCTTACCGCTCCGGAGCGCTTCATCAGACGGATTCCGCACATCAGTTTTGTGCAGGGCCAGGACGGTGTGGATTATTTACGGAATCGCTATGAGGCGATGCTGTTTCATCCACTGTTTAAGGAGATGGCATTTTCCACGGATCATGACGAACTGAAAAGTTGGTTTCCGCTCATGATGAAAGGCAGGGAGCCGGGTGAGCCCGTCGCCGCGACGAAGATTGATTATGGGACGGATATTAACTTCGGGGAACTGACGAGACGGATGATGACGAATCTTCAAGAGGACGGCACGTCTGTTCATTACAATCACAGCGTGGACGACCTCTATCAGAATCCGGACGGGACATGGAACGTCAATGTCCGGAATTTGGCTACCCGTCATCAGGAGACGTACCGGGCGCGGTTTGTGTTTATCGGTGCCGGGGGAGGGAGTCTGCACCTCCTTCAGAAAACCGGTATTCCAGAATCGAAACAGATCGGCGGTTTCCCTGTAAGCGGCCAGTTTATGGTCTGCACAAACCGGGGGGTCATCGAGCAACATCATGCCAAAGTGTACGGGAAGGCAAAAGTCGGCGCACCGCCGATGTCCGTGCCGCACCTCGATACGAGGTATATCGACGGAAAGAAGGCTCTCCTCTTTGGTCCATTCGCCGGATTTTCGCCGAAGTTTCTGAAAGAGGGATCGAATCTCGATCTCCTGACATCAATCAGGCAGGATAACCTCTTTACGATGCTTGCGGCAGGGGCAAAGGAAATGCCATTGACGAAGTATCTGATTGAACAGGTGCTGTTGACGAAAAAGCAGCGGATGAAGGAGCTGCAGGCCTTTATCCCACATGCGAAATCGGAAGACTGGAAGCTCGTCACCGCCGGGCAGCGGGTTCAGGTCATCAAGGATACCGAGGAAGAAGGCAAGGGGACCCTGCGGTTCGGCACAGAGGTCATCACCTCAGAGGACGGTTCTGTCGCCGCTCTCCTCGGGGCATCACCCGGGGCATCGACGACGGTGCATGTGATGCTGCAGGTCCTTGAACAGTGCTTCCCGGAACGGCTGCCGGAATGGGAAGAGAAGATTCGTGAGATGGTTCCCTCTTACGGACTCAAACTCTCCGATCACCCTGAACTGTTTGATGAGATATTCAGGGAGACTGAAGAAAGTCTTGGCTTGACGGAGCATGAGGAACCGGTCCGCACAGAAGTACAATCGTAA
- a CDS encoding daunorubicin resistance protein DrrA family ABC transporter ATP-binding protein, with protein MTSIISVKELTKQYKDKEAVKQISFDVEEGEIFGFLGPNGAGKSTTINMICTMLKPTSGSIEINGFNVKKEKDSVRASIGIIFQENTLDQKLTGYENLMLHCRFYRVPKEKRHGRIQEVLEIVDLIDVQNKRAETYSGGMKRRLEIARGLLHYPKVLFLDEPTVGLDPQTRAHLWEYILKLKEKEGITMFLTTHYLDEAEISDRVAIMDQGEIIAIDTPTALKNQLGGDIIELSTTDNALAMDEIDAHVEGAEVTVEGDVIHLKVANSDAFISDFIKTLTPPVTRLNIRKPTLNDVFLAFTGRKISEAASGEES; from the coding sequence ATGACGTCAATCATATCCGTCAAAGAACTGACGAAACAGTATAAAGACAAGGAAGCCGTGAAACAGATCAGCTTCGACGTTGAAGAAGGAGAGATCTTCGGTTTTCTCGGTCCGAACGGGGCGGGGAAAAGTACAACAATCAACATGATCTGTACGATGCTGAAACCGACTTCGGGATCGATTGAGATTAACGGTTTCAACGTGAAAAAAGAAAAAGACAGCGTCCGGGCGAGTATCGGCATTATCTTTCAGGAAAACACCCTGGATCAGAAGCTGACGGGGTATGAAAACCTGATGCTTCACTGCCGCTTTTACCGGGTGCCAAAAGAAAAGCGCCACGGACGGATTCAGGAAGTGCTTGAGATCGTCGACCTGATCGATGTTCAGAACAAGCGTGCGGAAACATATTCCGGCGGTATGAAGCGCCGATTGGAAATCGCCAGAGGGCTTCTGCATTATCCGAAAGTGCTCTTTCTCGATGAACCGACGGTGGGGCTCGATCCGCAGACGCGGGCACATCTGTGGGAATATATTCTGAAGCTCAAAGAAAAAGAGGGCATAACGATGTTTTTGACGACCCATTACCTGGACGAAGCGGAGATCAGTGACCGGGTTGCGATTATGGATCAGGGCGAGATTATCGCCATCGATACGCCGACCGCCCTTAAGAATCAGCTTGGCGGTGACATCATTGAACTGTCCACGACGGATAACGCCCTTGCGATGGACGAAATCGATGCGCATGTTGAAGGTGCGGAAGTCACTGTCGAGGGGGACGTCATTCATCTGAAGGTCGCCAACAGCGATGCGTTTATTTCGGACTTCATCAAGACACTGACGCCGCCGGTAACACGTCTCAACATCCGGAAACCGACGCTGAACGATGTGTTTTTGGCTTTTACCGGCCGCAAAATCAGTGAAGCGGCATCAGGAGAGGAGAGCTGA
- a CDS encoding DMT family transporter: MRITGVSYVILAALFWGLSGGIADILMERGWDPVLISFYRGVTGFLFFFVWFLVQFRYNKNRDSRFFFWSVLAGIGVAGNFTLYYLSIEAAAIAVAATLMYTAPAMVLLISVMAGYERATWLKGVCIGLVLLGIVLLTGSWSPDAMSVSVFGLLAGLGAGLSYAVFIFGFKNAVLTGRPQTALTLAFFSFSVIVFFLIDHGEAVRVWYTEDALLFILIGVLGAGLSFILYLYGIRYTAPTTASMVAMVEPVTASAFGAAVIGQSLSVLELIGMGIILVTVTLLSKTGS; the protein is encoded by the coding sequence ATGCGAATAACAGGTGTTTCTTACGTGATCCTGGCGGCATTGTTTTGGGGACTCAGCGGAGGCATCGCAGATATTTTGATGGAACGGGGCTGGGACCCTGTCCTGATTTCGTTTTATCGCGGGGTGACCGGCTTTCTGTTTTTCTTTGTCTGGTTTTTGGTTCAGTTCAGGTATAACAAGAACCGCGATTCCCGCTTTTTCTTCTGGTCTGTCCTTGCGGGCATCGGTGTCGCGGGGAATTTCACCCTCTATTACCTCAGCATTGAAGCGGCAGCCATTGCGGTCGCGGCGACGCTTATGTATACGGCACCTGCGATGGTGCTGCTTATCTCTGTAATGGCAGGCTATGAGCGGGCAACCTGGCTGAAAGGGGTCTGCATCGGGCTTGTGCTTTTGGGGATCGTGCTGCTTACAGGATCCTGGAGTCCGGATGCGATGTCCGTGTCTGTCTTTGGTCTTTTGGCGGGTCTTGGTGCCGGATTATCTTATGCGGTCTTTATCTTCGGCTTTAAGAATGCAGTTCTCACCGGCCGACCCCAGACTGCACTGACGTTGGCGTTCTTCTCGTTCAGTGTGATCGTCTTTTTCCTGATTGATCACGGGGAAGCCGTTCGTGTCTGGTATACGGAGGATGCCCTGTTGTTCATTCTGATTGGTGTCTTGGGTGCCGGGCTGTCCTTTATCCTGTATCTTTACGGGATTCGCTATACGGCACCGACCACCGCCTCGATGGTGGCGATGGTCGAACCGGTAACGGCGTCTGCATTTGGAGCGGCGGTAATCGGCCAGTCCCTCTCCGTGCTTGAACTGATCGGTATGGGGATCATTCTGGTGACGGTGACGCTTTTAAGTAAAACGGGCAGTTAA
- a CDS encoding NAD-dependent epimerase/dehydratase family protein: MGKVVVTGGSGLLGPAVIQEFLDHGYEVVNADVKHPKEALCKTVITDLTDLGQVHGVLAGADAVVHIAAIPVAYSHPNEVTFENNVMSTYNILEAAGNLGIKKAVISSSESSYGICFSKQGLEPLYVPMDEEHPQRPEDSYGLSKVVNEKTADMIHQRTGMQVVSFRLGNVIAPEMYANFPGFIHDPEQRKPILWSYIDTRDAATAYRLAVETDGLGSVALNIGADDTSMAIESKTLMETCFPNVTTFKSDISGYEALLKNDKAKRLLNWQPEHKWRDYVTQ; this comes from the coding sequence ATGGGAAAAGTGGTTGTAACAGGAGGCAGCGGGTTGCTTGGCCCGGCCGTGATTCAGGAATTTCTCGATCACGGGTACGAGGTGGTCAATGCGGATGTGAAGCATCCGAAAGAAGCGTTATGTAAAACGGTAATTACCGATCTTACTGATTTGGGGCAGGTGCACGGGGTGCTTGCAGGGGCAGATGCGGTCGTACATATCGCGGCGATTCCCGTCGCGTATTCTCATCCGAATGAAGTGACGTTTGAGAATAATGTGATGTCAACGTACAATATCCTCGAGGCAGCGGGAAATCTCGGCATTAAAAAAGCGGTGATCTCTTCGAGTGAATCGTCTTACGGGATCTGTTTTTCGAAGCAGGGCCTTGAACCGCTGTATGTGCCGATGGATGAAGAGCATCCGCAGCGGCCGGAAGACAGCTACGGATTATCCAAAGTCGTGAATGAAAAGACGGCGGATATGATCCATCAGCGCACCGGTATGCAGGTTGTCTCCTTCCGTCTCGGCAATGTGATCGCGCCGGAGATGTATGCGAACTTCCCGGGATTCATTCACGATCCGGAACAGCGCAAACCGATTCTTTGGAGCTATATTGATACCAGGGACGCGGCAACGGCGTATCGCCTGGCTGTGGAAACAGACGGCCTCGGATCGGTGGCACTGAATATCGGGGCAGATGACACGAGTATGGCGATCGAAAGCAAAACGCTGATGGAAACGTGCTTTCCTAATGTCACAACATTTAAATCAGACATCTCCGGCTATGAGGCGCTCCTCAAAAATGACAAGGCAAAGCGGCTCTTAAACTGGCAGCCGGAGCATAAGTGGCGGGACTACGTCACTCAATAA
- a CDS encoding GGDEF domain-containing protein, whose amino-acid sequence MVQSRRCRFITVRLAAFLIVLSVLMFSGPGTMMAGDYSNNTEEKLDFEGNTVHALQDDWLFFWEELLMPEEVKERIGHAEHLDTWGYWTDTGNYSSKGYATYFKEIRIPEEAVGKSLGLYIPDITASYVLWINGDLIHKQGNVGSEAEEVPWIAPAMIQYTAKSTTLEMVIQVSNFHHREGGPHNAIEFGLYEDVRTVQQASLYIEIMMIGALMLAAVHHFIIFLLRRKDRANLYFSLFCVMIAVRVSLTGERMLYQLFPHFSWELGIHLEYVSFYAGGGIFLLFLYHMYKVYGSGRVTYTLAGISGLFALFVILTPVSVFSESLPYYQMYTGALFLYGFMIIIKAALDRKQGAGMTLALFGVFAVTVVNDMLHHLRLVDSVDMAPVGLLFMIFGQVAIISMRTFSAYEEIEQLSEEQQKWQEHLEDEVARRTEELNDTMKHLKTLSELDGLTGLPNRRMFDEDLITVVKETMDENGKLGLVMLDIDNYKNYNDFYGHLQGDDCLKEVATLFKQVIKEEDSAEVYRYGGEEFAVLVKEASEAETYALAEQIRKRVEEAAIPHEQSDVQNRLTVSAGVAVLQARDLHSPEKLLEQADAALYQAKRSGKNTVKTSRS is encoded by the coding sequence ATGGTACAGTCAAGACGCTGCCGTTTCATCACGGTTAGATTGGCGGCCTTTCTTATTGTGCTGTCTGTTTTGATGTTTTCCGGTCCTGGTACGATGATGGCGGGCGATTACTCCAATAACACGGAAGAGAAGCTTGATTTTGAAGGGAACACTGTCCACGCCTTGCAGGATGACTGGCTGTTTTTTTGGGAAGAACTGCTAATGCCGGAAGAGGTAAAAGAAAGAATCGGCCATGCGGAACACCTCGACACATGGGGCTATTGGACGGATACGGGTAACTACAGCAGCAAAGGATACGCAACGTATTTCAAGGAGATTCGAATTCCTGAGGAGGCAGTCGGAAAGAGTCTCGGCTTATACATACCGGATATTACAGCCAGCTATGTGCTCTGGATCAACGGTGATCTGATACATAAGCAGGGAAATGTTGGCAGCGAAGCAGAAGAAGTCCCATGGATCGCTCCTGCGATGATTCAGTATACAGCGAAGAGTACCACTCTTGAAATGGTTATTCAGGTGTCCAATTTCCATCACCGGGAAGGGGGACCGCACAACGCGATCGAATTCGGCCTCTATGAAGATGTCCGAACGGTCCAACAGGCATCGCTGTATATAGAAATCATGATGATTGGTGCACTGATGTTAGCTGCGGTTCATCATTTTATCATCTTTTTGTTAAGAAGGAAGGATCGGGCCAATCTGTATTTTAGCCTGTTCTGTGTAATGATTGCGGTACGTGTGTCTTTGACCGGGGAGAGGATGCTGTATCAACTTTTTCCTCATTTCAGCTGGGAGCTCGGGATTCACCTGGAATATGTTTCGTTTTATGCCGGAGGTGGAATTTTTCTTCTGTTTCTCTATCATATGTATAAGGTCTACGGGAGTGGCCGAGTGACCTATACGCTCGCCGGAATCAGCGGTTTATTTGCGCTGTTTGTTATTCTGACGCCGGTTTCGGTCTTCTCCGAGAGCCTGCCTTATTATCAGATGTATACCGGGGCTCTCTTTCTCTATGGATTTATGATCATCATCAAAGCAGCTCTCGACAGAAAACAGGGTGCGGGTATGACCCTTGCGCTGTTTGGGGTATTTGCCGTCACTGTGGTGAATGACATGCTTCACCATTTGCGTCTTGTTGATTCTGTTGATATGGCTCCGGTCGGCTTGCTGTTTATGATTTTCGGACAGGTGGCGATCATCTCCATGCGGACATTCTCCGCATACGAAGAGATTGAACAGCTCTCAGAAGAACAGCAAAAATGGCAGGAGCATCTCGAGGATGAAGTGGCAAGAAGAACGGAAGAACTGAATGATACGATGAAGCATCTGAAGACCTTATCCGAGCTGGACGGCCTGACGGGCCTGCCTAACCGGCGGATGTTTGATGAAGATCTGATCACCGTGGTTAAAGAGACAATGGACGAAAATGGGAAACTCGGGTTGGTCATGCTCGATATTGATAACTACAAAAATTATAATGATTTTTACGGTCATCTGCAGGGAGACGACTGTCTGAAAGAAGTTGCGACGCTTTTTAAACAGGTGATCAAAGAAGAAGATTCGGCAGAGGTCTACCGGTACGGCGGTGAAGAATTTGCGGTGTTGGTAAAAGAGGCTTCAGAAGCCGAGACTTATGCACTCGCAGAACAGATTCGGAAAAGGGTGGAAGAAGCAGCGATTCCCCACGAACAGTCGGATGTTCAAAACCGGTTAACAGTCAGTGCAGGCGTAGCAGTTCTTCAAGCCCGCGATCTGCATTCTCCGGAGAAACTGCTTGAACAGGCGGATGCGGCTCTGTATCAGGCGAAAAGAAGCGGGAAAAACACAGTCAAAACGTCCAGGTCCTGA